One part of the Bdellovibrio sp. KM01 genome encodes these proteins:
- a CDS encoding type III pantothenate kinase, whose translation MILCLDVGNTQIFAGLFDKDKMVMSFRKNSKSGASSDETGIFLRTAIRENGYDPAQVKQIAICSVVPEVIYSLRGACMKYFNINPFILQAGVKTGLRVKYRNPLEVGADRIANSIAGTHLYPNKNLIIVDLGTATTFCAVSKEKDYLGGSIVSGLRLCMEALESKTAKLPSVEIVPMHEALGRTTIESIQSGLYYGHLGTMKEIIGRITRECFQDEKPFVIGTGGFSSLFEKEKVFDVIIPDLVLKGMLIALQHNA comes from the coding sequence ATGATTTTATGTCTTGATGTGGGTAACACCCAAATCTTTGCAGGACTCTTTGATAAGGACAAAATGGTGATGTCTTTCCGTAAGAACTCTAAAAGCGGAGCTTCTTCGGATGAAACGGGCATCTTCTTGCGCACGGCTATTCGTGAAAACGGTTACGACCCCGCACAAGTAAAACAAATTGCGATCTGCTCGGTAGTGCCAGAAGTGATTTATTCTCTGCGTGGTGCCTGCATGAAATACTTCAATATCAATCCCTTCATCCTGCAAGCAGGAGTTAAAACGGGTTTACGCGTGAAGTATCGAAACCCTTTGGAAGTGGGCGCCGATCGTATCGCAAATTCCATCGCAGGAACACACCTGTATCCGAATAAGAACCTGATCATCGTGGATCTGGGCACGGCGACAACATTCTGTGCTGTTTCTAAAGAGAAAGATTACTTAGGTGGCTCCATCGTGTCGGGCCTTCGTCTGTGCATGGAGGCTTTGGAAAGTAAGACAGCCAAGTTGCCATCGGTTGAAATCGTTCCCATGCACGAGGCTTTAGGTCGCACCACAATTGAAAGTATTCAATCTGGTTTGTACTACGGTCACTTGGGCACGATGAAGGAAATCATTGGTCGCATCACACGTGAATGTTTTCAGGATGAAAAGCCTTTCGTTATCGGCACAGGTGGGTTCTCTTCCTTATTTGAAAAAGAAAAAGTTTTCGACGTTATTATCCCTGACTTAGTTTTAAAAGGAATGCTGATCGCACTTCAGCATAATGCTTAG
- the panD gene encoding aspartate 1-decarboxylase, which translates to MNVSLLRTKIHRATVTESDLNYEGSISICPDLIKASGLLMNERVDIYNCNNGARFSTYVILGDKGDICLNGAAARHVQKGDLVIICSYCGLSMEEAKKFEPTVVFVDEKNRVKEKRAESHKNNKKKNK; encoded by the coding sequence ATGAATGTATCACTACTTAGAACCAAAATTCACAGAGCCACAGTTACAGAATCAGATCTAAACTATGAAGGTTCGATCAGCATCTGCCCGGATCTGATCAAAGCCTCTGGTTTATTGATGAACGAACGCGTGGATATCTATAACTGCAATAACGGCGCACGCTTCTCCACTTACGTAATCTTAGGCGACAAAGGCGACATCTGCCTAAACGGCGCAGCTGCTCGCCACGTTCAAAAAGGTGATCTGGTGATCATCTGCTCTTACTGCGGTCTTTCCATGGAAGAAGCTAAAAAATTCGAACCAACAGTAGTCTTCGTGGACGAAAAAAACCGCGTAAAAGAAAAACGCGCCGAATCCCACAAAAACAATAAAAAGAAAAACAAGTAA